A stretch of Aedes aegypti strain LVP_AGWG chromosome 2, AaegL5.0 Primary Assembly, whole genome shotgun sequence DNA encodes these proteins:
- the LOC5576630 gene encoding syntaxin-1A isoform X2 codes for MTKDRLAALQADIAAQSDDEDMPEDVAVPVEGSFMEDFFNEVEEIRIMIDKIQANVEEVKKKHSAILSAPQSDEKTKQELEDLMADIKKTANRVRGKLKGIEQNIEQEEQTNKSNADLRIRKTQHSALSRKFVEVMTEYNRTQTDYRERCKGRIQRQLEITGRATTNEELEEMLEQGNSAVFTQGIIMETQQAKQTLADIEARHADIIKLENSIRELHDMFMDMAMLVESQGEMIDRIEYHVEHAMDYVQTATQDTKKALKYQSKARRVLPSFSSSEHGHVVAASSSSASSGAGGATRYSKYPPSPVPRLNRSQSRSCEILTTPKFPPRRKLNLLAPPPSSSSSLSAAKSQSTADLRHLHPATTASGPTSNERANWWTELSTTLSKAGTMWHKVNRNWFRRTSTCPKQERKKS; via the exons GCACAGAGTGACGATGAGGACATGCCGGAAGATGTGGCCGTCCCGGTGGAGGGCAGCTTTATGGAGGATTTTTTCAACGAGGTGGAAGAGATCCGTATCATGATCGACAAAATCCAGGCGAACGTGGAAGAGGTGAAGAAGAAGCACAGTGCCATCCTGTCGGCCCCACAGTCAGATGAGA AAACCAAACAGGAACTCGAAGACCTAATGGccgatataaaaaaaactgccaACAGAGTAAGAGGGAAGCTCAAG GGTATCGAACAGAACATTGAGCAGGAGGAGCAGACGAACAAGTCCAATGCCGATCTTAGGATACGGAAGACACAGCACTCGGCGCTGTCACGCAAATTCGTCGAGGTGATGACCGAGTACAACCGGACTCAGACTGACTACCGAGAGCGGTGCAAAGGAAGAATACAACGACAATTGGAAATTA CGGGTAGAGCGACGACGAACGAAGAACTGGAGGAGATGTTGGAACAGGGCAATTCAGCCGTGTTCACGCAAGGG ATTATCATGGAAACCCAACAAGCTAAACAAACGCTAGCCGATATCGAAGCACGGCATGCAGATATTATAAAATTGGAGAATTCAATTAGGGAGCTACACGATATGTTCATGGACATGGCGATGCTCGTCGAGAGCCAG GGTGAAATGATTGATCGTATAGAATATCATGTTGAACACGCAATGGATTATGTCCAAACAGCGACACAAGACACAAAGAAAGCGCTTAAATATCAAAGCAAAGCCCGCCGG GTCCTTCCGAGTTTTTCTTCCTCCGAACACGGTCACGTGGTCGCCGCTTCTTCCTCCTCTGCCTCTTCCGGTGCCGGCGGGGCTACCCGTTACTCTAAATACCCTCCTTCTCCGGTTCCCCGTTTGAACCGGTCCCAATCCCGTTCCTGCGAAATCCTCACCACACCCAAATTCCCACCTCGTCGGAAACTGAATCTCCTCGCCCCGCCACCATCATCTTCGTCGTCCTTATCGGCTGCTAAATCGCAATCGACTGCCGATTTGCGCCATCTACATCCGGCGACGACGGCTTCCGGACCAACGTCGAACGAAAGGGCGAACTGGTGGACCGAATTGAGTACCACGTTGAGCAAAGCGGGAACTATGTGGCACAAGGTCAACAGGAACTGGTTCAGGCGAACAAGTACATGTCCAAAGCAAGAAAG
- the LOC5576630 gene encoding syntaxin-1A isoform X1, whose product MTKDRLAALQADIAAQSDDEDMPEDVAVPVEGSFMEDFFNEVEEIRIMIDKIQANVEEVKKKHSAILSAPQSDEKTKQELEDLMADIKKTANRVRGKLKGIEQNIEQEEQTNKSNADLRIRKTQHSALSRKFVEVMTEYNRTQTDYRERCKGRIQRQLEITGRATTNEELEEMLEQGNSAVFTQGIIMETQQAKQTLADIEARHADIIKLENSIRELHDMFMDMAMLVESQGEMIDRIEYHVEHAMDYVQTATQDTKKALKYQSKARRVLPSFSSSEHGHVVAASSSSASSGAGGATRYSKYPPSPVPRLNRSQSRSCEILTTPKFPPRRKLNLLAPPPSSSSSLSAAKSQSTADLRHLHPATTASGPTSNERANWWTELSTTLSKAGTMWHKVNRNWFRRTSTCPKQERRRS is encoded by the exons GCACAGAGTGACGATGAGGACATGCCGGAAGATGTGGCCGTCCCGGTGGAGGGCAGCTTTATGGAGGATTTTTTCAACGAGGTGGAAGAGATCCGTATCATGATCGACAAAATCCAGGCGAACGTGGAAGAGGTGAAGAAGAAGCACAGTGCCATCCTGTCGGCCCCACAGTCAGATGAGA AAACCAAACAGGAACTCGAAGACCTAATGGccgatataaaaaaaactgccaACAGAGTAAGAGGGAAGCTCAAG GGTATCGAACAGAACATTGAGCAGGAGGAGCAGACGAACAAGTCCAATGCCGATCTTAGGATACGGAAGACACAGCACTCGGCGCTGTCACGCAAATTCGTCGAGGTGATGACCGAGTACAACCGGACTCAGACTGACTACCGAGAGCGGTGCAAAGGAAGAATACAACGACAATTGGAAATTA CGGGTAGAGCGACGACGAACGAAGAACTGGAGGAGATGTTGGAACAGGGCAATTCAGCCGTGTTCACGCAAGGG ATTATCATGGAAACCCAACAAGCTAAACAAACGCTAGCCGATATCGAAGCACGGCATGCAGATATTATAAAATTGGAGAATTCAATTAGGGAGCTACACGATATGTTCATGGACATGGCGATGCTCGTCGAGAGCCAG GGTGAAATGATTGATCGTATAGAATATCATGTTGAACACGCAATGGATTATGTCCAAACAGCGACACAAGACACAAAGAAAGCGCTTAAATATCAAAGCAAAGCCCGCCGG GTCCTTCCGAGTTTTTCTTCCTCCGAACACGGTCACGTGGTCGCCGCTTCTTCCTCCTCTGCCTCTTCCGGTGCCGGCGGGGCTACCCGTTACTCTAAATACCCTCCTTCTCCGGTTCCCCGTTTGAACCGGTCCCAATCCCGTTCCTGCGAAATCCTCACCACACCCAAATTCCCACCTCGTCGGAAACTGAATCTCCTCGCCCCGCCACCATCATCTTCGTCGTCCTTATCGGCTGCTAAATCGCAATCGACTGCCGATTTGCGCCATCTACATCCGGCGACGACGGCTTCCGGACCAACGTCGAACGAAAGGGCGAACTGGTGGACCGAATTGAGTACCACGTTGAGCAAAGCGGGAACTATGTGGCACAAGGTCAACAGGAACTGGTTCAGGCGAACAAGTACATGTCCAAAGCAAGAAAG